The nucleotide sequence CCGATCATCCCGGAAATCAGAGTCTAGCTATTTGATGGCCGAATATGGAGATGGATTAATTACCCGCATTGATGAGGGCAACTGGAAGGAAGTGCTTACTGGCGAGTGGCTTTTGCTAATCTGTTCGTCACACCAGCCGAGTTGCGGAGATTGGAAAGCGGTCTTATACCAGCTGGCTAGCACCTCAATGGGTTGCCTCGATGTGGACTTGGCTTTTGGTGATCTCTCCACCAATTTTTGGCTAAGGGGACGATTTTCCGCCTTTCGGGAGGCTAACGTGTACCATGTGGTGGATGGGGAATTTCGGAGACTGAGCTCCAGCCACGATACTAACTCCATTCTCAATCTTTTGCTTCTGCGCGAATGGTCAGAGTTACCTCCAATGCCATTTTGGTTACATCCGACCTCCACATGGAGCACATCCGCcgaatttgttttaaaaacgGCCGTGGATCTAAAGGACTTGGATATTCTTGGGCGCAACGCTTGGAAGACCGCCCTTATTCTGgacttaatttttttcatcGTAACACCGTACATTTTATGGCTTACTATAATGACAACTACGGAGAATATGATGGTGAATGATGAATTTAAGCTAGGACCAACCGAAAGTAGTAGTCCACTTCCGCTGAAATCGAtttctaaaattaaaagcacaaCTCCAATATTTTTACAGAAGCTAAGACAACTGAGAGAATCTAagttcaaaagtattt is from Drosophila melanogaster chromosome 3L and encodes:
- the CG11588 gene encoding uncharacterized protein, isoform B; translated protein: MTSRLILLLSVFGVIPNAMIPKSPVNIDVCPRSSRKSESSYLMAEYGDGLITRIDEGNWKEVLTGEWLLLICSSHQPSCGDWKAVLYQLASTSMGCLDVDLAFGDLSTNFWLRGRFSAFREANVYHVVDGEFRRLSSSHDTNSILNLLLLREWSELPPMPFWLHPTSTWSTSAEFVLKTAVDLKDLDILGRNAWKTALILDLIFFIVTPYILWLTIMTTTENMMVNDEFKLGPTESSSPLPLKSISKIKSTTPIFLQKLRQLRESKFKSI